One region of Synechococcus elongatus PCC 11801 genomic DNA includes:
- a CDS encoding ATP-dependent Clp protease proteolytic subunit, which translates to MLGSIQAVQAPYYGDVSYRTPPPDLPSLLLKERIIYLGMPLFSSDDVKRQVGFDVTELIIAQLLYLEFDNPEKPIYFYINSTGTSWYTGDAIGYETEAFAICDTMRYIKPPVHTICIGQAMGTAAMILSGGTPGNRASLPHATIVLNQPRTGAQGQASDIQIRAKEVLANKRTMLEIFARNTGQDPERLARDTDRMLYMTPAQAVEYGLIDRVLDSRKDLPAPLPSFS; encoded by the coding sequence ATGCTCGGATCGATTCAAGCAGTGCAGGCACCCTACTACGGGGATGTGTCCTACCGGACGCCGCCACCAGACCTGCCCTCGTTGCTGCTCAAAGAGCGGATTATCTACCTCGGCATGCCGTTGTTCTCGTCTGACGATGTCAAGCGGCAAGTGGGTTTCGATGTGACGGAGCTGATCATTGCTCAGCTGCTCTATCTGGAATTCGATAACCCCGAGAAGCCGATTTACTTCTACATCAACTCCACCGGTACCTCTTGGTACACCGGCGATGCGATCGGCTACGAAACCGAAGCTTTCGCGATTTGCGACACGATGCGCTACATCAAGCCGCCCGTACACACCATCTGTATCGGTCAGGCGATGGGCACCGCCGCGATGATTCTCTCGGGTGGTACGCCGGGCAACCGCGCCAGCTTGCCCCACGCCACGATCGTGCTCAACCAACCCCGCACCGGCGCTCAAGGCCAAGCCTCGGATATTCAAATCCGAGCTAAAGAAGTGCTGGCCAACAAGCGCACGATGCTGGAAATCTTTGCCCGCAACACCGGTCAAGATCCAGAGCGCTTAGCGCGTGACACCGATCGCATGCTTTATATGACTCCGGCTCAGGCCGTGGAGTATGGCTTGATCGATCGCGTTCTCGACAGCCGCAAAGATCTGCCCGCGCCGTTGCCGAGCTTCTCCTAG
- a CDS encoding J domain-containing protein, whose amino-acid sequence MSAERSRWLQCLGLPATADAIAIKTAYRQLARQWHPDRNPDPQATARFQEIQTAYERLLVLQESAASQPIPPPPPTDAAAIALKRQLHLQLQDLLADGRWAKAIALTEALQQRLPEDWEVRQWLALCYLRQGQALLVQQQRQRAIAYFEKARRTDPHNPRLQQEIQASRRQASARRA is encoded by the coding sequence ATGAGTGCAGAGCGATCGCGATGGCTGCAGTGTTTGGGGCTCCCCGCTACGGCCGACGCGATCGCCATCAAAACGGCTTACCGCCAGTTAGCGCGGCAGTGGCACCCCGATCGCAACCCAGATCCGCAAGCTACGGCTCGCTTTCAGGAAATTCAGACCGCCTATGAGCGGCTGCTCGTTCTTCAAGAATCGGCAGCGTCTCAACCGATTCCACCGCCACCACCAACGGATGCTGCAGCGATCGCACTGAAACGCCAGTTGCACCTGCAGCTCCAAGACCTTTTGGCCGATGGGCGCTGGGCCAAAGCGATCGCCTTAACCGAAGCTCTGCAGCAACGCCTGCCCGAAGACTGGGAAGTGCGGCAGTGGCTAGCGCTGTGCTATCTCCGGCAAGGACAAGCGTTACTCGTTCAACAACAGCGGCAGCGAGCGATCGCCTACTTTGAGAAAGCGCGCCGCACCGATCCGCATAACCCACGTCTTCAACAAGAAATTCAAGCCAGTCGACGACAAGCCTCAGCTCGACGAGCCTGA
- a CDS encoding sensor domain-containing diguanylate cyclase: protein MDFPAFPSLRLKLPLYQSCGWFAIALGLIVLLGWVIGSPALTMLLPGSANTMKVNTAFCFVLSGWVLVSANARSRWQRRLRLSCLGIVVVIASLTLLQHVTGWNLGIDELLIRDRISPLGSGWPGRMSDQAAISFLLLAASLNCSRSWREPRLICSQGLALVAAWIALLGLFGYLLSIDTFYLFLDRSTVIAANTVVGLLVLSIGALSLHPQKGLLAVLSSPSLGGRLSRVLLPWFLLLPIVLRGIKILSQKYLSVTPVVGDGLVALTTTSLLLALLWLSARSLNQQEEKLLVALQSAQEIERRFRQIVMQAPLPMVLHRNDGLILEVNDAWVELSGYRLEEAPTVASWVEAAYGTEAVPGVLQGIQAQYELAPGQRMSNGEFVLRTKSGTLRTWDFYSSALGTDAEGRILVLSMAIDITDRTLADRQLRNLSENLEHLVQIRTTELESIRDQLETAQRVAKVGSWAFEIATQTIQWSPQLFRLFGMDPCEPEPSFEEHQQQIDSRDRSYWLESVQRCIQEGIPYSIDFRVLWRDGSIHWVSGQGEAVRDANGQIVRLIGTAIDITDRKATELRLAEAEAQARLLIEKNPGVVYRFYPSLPDDKGYISPQIEDLIGVPPSQWDAGLARTWQDFLHPGDRDWVVSQFQAAVTEQRAYSFEYRMIRTNGQTIWVRDQGEILFEPDGTLAIQGLAVDITALKETGLALQQRLQELNQRNREMQLLGQFSDFLQACSSMAEAGQVIASFMPQLFPDCRGQLSLLQKEANLETLQAVVTWGQPTHTQPSFLLSDCWALRRGMAYLYHPGQVPGPACHHVQGAIAPDESIFCLPLSAFGEILGHLQFERLVTDTSSSGDSTARPLAETVAEQLALAIANLQLRETLRQENLRDPLTGLFNRRYLQEFFEQELSRAKRNGDNIGILLLDIDHFKRFNDEFGHDAGDVVLKQVSRALLNQVRASDVVCRFGGEEIAILMPGANIEVSARKADQIRQAIAELVIDYRDQTLPPLTVSIGVTAFPDSGITGDALLKAADTSLYQAKAAGRNCVVVSQPNWRKLEEGAIEKSSPIATTLDSSGSSS from the coding sequence TTGGATTTTCCGGCTTTTCCGTCTCTGCGGCTCAAGCTGCCGCTGTATCAATCCTGTGGGTGGTTTGCGATCGCCCTTGGCCTGATTGTGTTGCTGGGCTGGGTGATTGGTAGTCCGGCGCTCACCATGCTGCTGCCGGGCAGCGCCAACACCATGAAGGTCAACACGGCTTTTTGCTTCGTCCTGAGTGGTTGGGTGCTGGTGTCAGCCAATGCGCGATCGCGCTGGCAACGACGACTGCGACTCAGTTGTTTAGGAATTGTGGTTGTCATCGCCAGCCTGACGTTGCTGCAACATGTCACGGGCTGGAATCTGGGCATTGATGAATTGCTGATTCGCGATCGCATCTCCCCTCTGGGGTCTGGCTGGCCCGGGCGCATGAGCGACCAAGCTGCCATCTCGTTTTTATTGCTCGCCGCTTCGTTGAACTGTTCCAGAAGCTGGCGTGAACCTCGACTAATTTGCAGCCAAGGGCTGGCGTTGGTCGCTGCTTGGATCGCGTTGCTTGGTCTCTTTGGTTACTTGCTCAGTATTGACACCTTTTATCTATTCCTCGATCGCAGCACTGTGATCGCCGCTAATACGGTTGTGGGCTTGCTGGTGCTCAGTATTGGTGCTCTGAGTCTGCATCCTCAGAAAGGACTACTGGCCGTGCTCAGTAGCCCTTCCTTGGGCGGCCGGTTGAGCCGTGTGTTGCTGCCCTGGTTTTTGCTGCTGCCGATCGTCTTACGCGGCATCAAAATCCTGAGTCAAAAATACTTGTCTGTCACGCCGGTTGTGGGCGATGGGCTCGTGGCGCTGACAACTACCAGTCTGCTGTTAGCACTGCTCTGGCTTTCAGCGCGATCGCTCAACCAGCAAGAAGAAAAACTTCTGGTTGCCTTGCAATCCGCCCAAGAGATCGAGCGTCGCTTTCGGCAAATTGTCATGCAAGCACCATTACCCATGGTGTTGCACCGCAATGACGGCCTCATTCTGGAAGTCAACGATGCTTGGGTGGAGTTGAGTGGCTATCGCCTTGAGGAAGCTCCAACGGTGGCCAGCTGGGTGGAGGCTGCCTACGGAACAGAAGCAGTCCCAGGGGTTCTACAGGGAATTCAGGCACAGTATGAACTGGCCCCTGGCCAACGAATGTCGAATGGTGAGTTTGTCCTGCGAACCAAATCAGGGACATTACGCACTTGGGATTTCTATTCCTCAGCGCTGGGTACGGATGCAGAAGGACGAATTTTAGTTCTCAGTATGGCGATCGACATTACCGATCGCACATTAGCTGATCGCCAACTGCGCAATCTCAGCGAAAACCTTGAGCATTTGGTCCAGATCCGCACGACGGAACTCGAGTCGATTCGCGATCAGCTAGAAACGGCGCAGCGGGTTGCCAAAGTCGGTAGTTGGGCGTTTGAAATTGCCACACAAACCATCCAGTGGTCGCCGCAACTCTTTCGTCTATTTGGCATGGATCCCTGTGAGCCGGAGCCGAGTTTCGAGGAGCATCAGCAACAGATTGATTCCCGCGATCGCAGCTATTGGCTGGAGAGTGTGCAGCGCTGCATCCAAGAAGGGATTCCCTATTCCATCGATTTCCGCGTGCTTTGGCGTGATGGCAGTATCCACTGGGTCAGCGGCCAAGGTGAAGCGGTTCGCGATGCCAACGGTCAGATTGTGCGGCTGATTGGGACTGCGATCGATATCACCGATCGCAAAGCAACGGAGTTGCGCTTGGCAGAGGCAGAGGCGCAGGCTCGCCTTTTGATTGAAAAGAACCCCGGCGTTGTCTATCGCTTTTACCCCAGTCTTCCTGATGATAAAGGCTACATCAGCCCACAAATTGAAGACCTCATTGGTGTTCCACCGTCGCAGTGGGACGCAGGACTAGCTCGCACTTGGCAAGATTTCCTTCATCCTGGCGATCGGGATTGGGTCGTGTCACAGTTTCAGGCCGCAGTAACAGAACAACGTGCCTACAGTTTTGAATATCGGATGATCCGCACCAATGGCCAAACCATTTGGGTGCGCGACCAAGGTGAAATTTTGTTTGAGCCCGATGGAACTTTGGCGATTCAGGGCCTCGCTGTTGATATTACAGCGCTCAAAGAAACAGGCTTGGCGTTACAGCAGCGCCTCCAAGAACTCAATCAGCGCAACCGAGAAATGCAGCTCTTGGGGCAGTTCAGTGATTTTCTGCAGGCCTGTTCCAGCATGGCGGAAGCCGGGCAAGTGATTGCTAGCTTTATGCCACAACTATTTCCAGACTGTCGCGGCCAGCTGAGCTTACTCCAAAAAGAGGCCAATCTTGAGACCCTCCAAGCCGTTGTGACGTGGGGACAGCCCACCCATACCCAGCCGAGTTTTCTGCTCAGTGATTGCTGGGCACTGCGCCGCGGCATGGCCTACCTCTACCATCCTGGCCAAGTTCCTGGCCCAGCTTGCCATCATGTGCAGGGAGCGATCGCCCCAGACGAGAGCATCTTTTGCTTGCCGCTCAGTGCCTTTGGTGAGATTTTGGGACATTTGCAGTTTGAGCGGTTGGTCACAGATACCAGCAGTTCAGGAGACAGCACGGCAAGACCCCTAGCAGAAACCGTTGCCGAGCAACTAGCACTGGCGATCGCCAACCTACAACTGCGGGAAACTCTGCGCCAAGAGAATCTGCGCGACCCTCTCACGGGGCTGTTCAACCGCCGCTATCTCCAGGAATTTTTTGAACAGGAGCTCTCCCGAGCGAAGCGCAATGGCGACAACATTGGCATTTTGCTGCTGGATATTGACCACTTCAAACGCTTCAACGATGAGTTTGGCCACGATGCCGGCGATGTGGTCTTGAAGCAGGTGTCTCGTGCCCTGCTCAATCAAGTGCGCGCTTCAGACGTGGTCTGTCGCTTTGGCGGTGAAGAAATTGCGATTTTGATGCCAGGGGCCAACATTGAAGTCAGTGCCCGTAAAGCGGATCAAATTCGGCAGGCGATCGCTGAACTGGTGATCGACTATCGAGATCAGACTCTGCCCCCCCTGACTGTCTCTATTGGCGTGACTGCTTTCCCCGACAGTGGCATCACGGGCGATGCACTCCTGAAAGCGGCAGACACCAGTCTGTATCAGGCCAAAGCTGCAGGACGAAACTGTGTTGTGGTCAGTCAGCCGAATTGGCGCAAGCTTGAAGAAGGCGCAATCGAAAAATCTAGTCCGATTGCCACCACCCTAGATTCATCAGGCTCGTCGAGCTGA
- a CDS encoding alpha/beta fold hydrolase, translating to MPIAAVPGQTWTWQGHHIYYVQAGATTGDRPPLLLVHGFGASTDHWWKNIADLQADFQVWAIDLLGFGRSAKPAIDYSGQLWQRQLTDFIQDVIGQPAIVAGNSLGGYAALCAAAAASDWVKGVVLLNSAGPFTPDAPPPEPSPLQKLWRSLLRGLTRQPWAVWLVFKNLQRPQTIRRTLEKVYCDRTAVTDDLVEAIRRPSLDPGAFEVFRSVFRTPQGEPVDQLLAQLSCPLLLLWGTGDPWMNCQQRSQQFQRHARNLTEHFLEAGHCPHDEVPDQVDRLIRDWVNQAIAPTAVCH from the coding sequence ATGCCGATCGCAGCAGTGCCAGGCCAAACCTGGACTTGGCAGGGGCATCACATTTACTACGTGCAAGCGGGTGCGACGACGGGCGATCGCCCGCCCTTGCTGTTGGTGCATGGCTTTGGCGCCTCAACCGACCACTGGTGGAAAAATATTGCAGACCTGCAGGCGGACTTCCAAGTCTGGGCGATTGATTTACTAGGATTTGGCCGCTCCGCAAAACCTGCGATCGACTACAGCGGACAACTCTGGCAACGGCAGCTCACTGACTTTATTCAAGACGTGATTGGTCAGCCCGCGATCGTGGCAGGGAACTCCCTCGGCGGCTACGCTGCCCTCTGTGCTGCGGCAGCTGCTTCAGACTGGGTCAAAGGTGTGGTGCTGCTCAATAGTGCTGGCCCCTTCACGCCCGATGCACCACCTCCCGAACCTTCTCCCCTGCAAAAACTCTGGCGATCGCTCCTGCGCGGTCTGACCCGACAGCCTTGGGCCGTGTGGTTAGTCTTCAAGAATTTACAGCGCCCCCAAACGATTCGTCGCACCTTGGAAAAGGTCTACTGCGATCGCACCGCCGTCACCGATGACCTGGTCGAAGCCATTCGCCGCCCTTCCCTCGATCCGGGGGCATTTGAGGTGTTTCGCTCCGTGTTTCGGACGCCCCAAGGTGAGCCAGTTGATCAACTTTTGGCTCAACTCAGCTGTCCCCTCCTCTTGCTTTGGGGGACCGGTGATCCTTGGATGAATTGTCAGCAGCGCAGCCAGCAGTTCCAGCGCCATGCTCGCAACCTAACGGAGCATTTTCTCGAAGCGGGGCACTGTCCCCACGATGAAGTTCCGGACCAAGTCGATCGCCTGATTCGGGATTGGGTCAATCAAGCGATCGCTCCAACTGCGGTTTGCCACTAG
- a CDS encoding GGDEF domain-containing protein → MFGLVAGLLAAAFLATVKPGSGWLLLVSSLVTVTAAAILQSVSDRRYLNDLSHRYEQLRREQETLADSYQKQLDQERLLIDITLSVRQSLNLNKVMETAVTEVRSLLRVNRVLVYQFQPDWRGEVVAESVSDPEYSVLGIKIEDYCFENDWDKQYREGYIHQIHQVATAPLNPCYRQLLQSLKVQSNLVLPIRYEQKLWGLLAAHHCTLPRTWLNSEVILLKQVAEQLSIAISQAQLLKTLEVTNQKLQDQVRIDGLTQIPNRRRFDEYFHDVWLWGCRDHSPLALLLIDVDYFKNYNDFYGHLAGDSVLRKIGLLLSATVLRATDLVARYGGEEFVVVLPSTTLEGAKAVAQRLQSDLNQLKIPHEHSPVADWITVSIGVAVMVPDPTVPSVMLIDQADEALYDAKAAGRNCIMYAKSSSTDKPYQP, encoded by the coding sequence ATGTTTGGGCTTGTCGCAGGACTGCTCGCCGCCGCATTTTTAGCAACTGTAAAGCCGGGTTCTGGCTGGCTCTTGTTGGTCAGCAGTTTAGTGACTGTCACCGCCGCCGCAATCCTCCAATCGGTGAGCGATCGCCGGTATCTCAACGACTTGAGTCATCGCTATGAGCAGCTGCGCCGCGAACAAGAGACGCTCGCCGACAGCTATCAAAAGCAACTCGACCAAGAGCGGCTTTTGATAGATATCACTCTCAGCGTTCGTCAGTCGCTCAATCTCAATAAAGTCATGGAAACGGCTGTCACGGAGGTGCGATCGCTACTCCGGGTCAATCGTGTTTTGGTGTATCAGTTTCAACCCGACTGGCGCGGTGAAGTGGTTGCAGAATCAGTTTCAGATCCCGAGTATTCAGTGCTGGGAATCAAAATTGAAGACTACTGTTTTGAAAACGATTGGGATAAGCAGTATCGCGAAGGCTATATCCATCAAATTCATCAGGTTGCCACTGCTCCGCTCAATCCCTGCTATCGACAACTGCTGCAGTCGCTGAAAGTGCAGTCCAACCTCGTTTTACCGATTCGCTACGAGCAAAAACTATGGGGGCTTTTGGCCGCTCACCATTGCACATTACCCAGAACTTGGCTGAACAGCGAGGTGATTCTACTCAAGCAGGTTGCTGAACAGCTCAGTATTGCGATCTCGCAGGCTCAGCTGCTCAAAACCTTAGAAGTGACCAATCAAAAACTGCAAGATCAGGTGCGTATTGATGGCCTAACTCAGATTCCCAATCGCCGCCGCTTTGATGAATATTTCCACGATGTTTGGCTCTGGGGCTGTCGCGATCACAGCCCACTCGCTCTGTTACTCATCGATGTGGATTACTTCAAAAACTACAACGACTTCTATGGTCACCTCGCCGGTGATTCCGTCTTGCGAAAAATCGGTTTATTGCTGAGCGCCACGGTGCTCCGTGCCACGGATTTAGTCGCTCGCTACGGTGGTGAAGAGTTTGTCGTCGTCTTACCCAGTACCACCCTAGAAGGAGCGAAAGCCGTTGCCCAGCGTCTTCAGTCGGACTTGAACCAGCTCAAGATTCCCCATGAGCATTCCCCGGTGGCCGACTGGATTACCGTCAGCATTGGCGTGGCGGTGATGGTTCCCGATCCAACGGTGCCCTCGGTGATGTTGATCGACCAAGCAGACGAGGCACTGTATGACGCGAAGGCTGCTGGCCGCAACTGCATCATGTACGCCAAGTCCAGTTCTACAGACAAGCCCTATCAGCCCTGA
- a CDS encoding ATP-dependent Clp protease proteolytic subunit translates to MPIGVPSVPYRLPGSSFERWIDIYNRLAMERIIFLGQEVTDGLANSIVAQLLYLDSEDFSKPIYLYINSPGGSVTAGMAIYDTMQYIKSPVITICLGLAASMGAFLLCAGNKGKRLALPHSRIMIHQPLGGTGRRQASDIEIEAKEILRIKKLLNQIMADRTGQPLEKIEKDTDRDYFMSAEEAREYGLIDQVIAERPV, encoded by the coding sequence ATGCCTATTGGAGTCCCGAGCGTTCCCTACCGTCTTCCAGGGAGCAGCTTTGAACGCTGGATCGATATCTACAACCGCTTGGCGATGGAGCGGATCATCTTCCTCGGGCAGGAAGTGACCGACGGTTTGGCCAACAGCATCGTCGCGCAGCTGCTCTACCTCGACTCGGAAGACTTCAGCAAGCCGATCTACCTCTACATCAATTCGCCCGGTGGCTCAGTCACAGCGGGCATGGCCATCTACGACACGATGCAATACATCAAGTCGCCGGTGATCACCATCTGCTTGGGCTTGGCCGCATCGATGGGTGCATTCCTGCTCTGCGCTGGCAACAAAGGCAAACGGCTGGCCCTGCCCCACTCGCGGATCATGATTCACCAACCGCTGGGTGGCACGGGTCGTCGTCAGGCTTCGGATATTGAAATCGAGGCCAAAGAGATCCTGCGGATCAAAAAACTGCTGAACCAAATCATGGCCGATCGCACCGGTCAGCCTCTCGAAAAAATTGAGAAGGACACCGATCGCGACTACTTCATGTCGGCGGAAGAAGCACGGGAGTACGGCCTGATTGACCAAGTGATCGCTGAACGGCCTGTCTAG
- the rpsB gene encoding 30S ribosomal protein S2 → MAIISLAEMMEAGVHFGHQTRRWNPRMAPYIYTARNGVHIIDLVKTAQCVESAYRWVRTNAEQGKRFLFVGTKRQAAGIIAEEATRCGSYYINQRWLGGMLTNWATIKGRVDRLKELERLEETGALALRPKKEAAVLRRELERLQKYLGGIKNMRRLPDAVVIIDQKREYNAVQECQKLGIPIVAMLDTNCDPDVVDVPIPGNDDAIRSVKLIVSKLADAIYEARHGAVPVAEEFDYDGAEDEYEDDADEA, encoded by the coding sequence ATGGCAATCATTTCCCTCGCCGAAATGATGGAAGCTGGCGTCCACTTTGGACACCAGACCCGTCGTTGGAACCCTCGCATGGCGCCCTACATCTACACGGCGCGCAACGGGGTCCACATTATCGACCTTGTCAAAACGGCGCAGTGCGTCGAGTCGGCCTACCGCTGGGTGCGCACCAATGCCGAGCAAGGCAAGCGCTTCCTGTTCGTGGGCACCAAACGCCAAGCTGCCGGCATCATCGCTGAAGAAGCAACCCGTTGCGGCTCCTACTACATCAACCAACGTTGGCTGGGTGGCATGCTCACCAACTGGGCCACGATCAAAGGCCGGGTTGACCGCCTGAAAGAGCTGGAGCGGCTGGAAGAAACTGGCGCTTTAGCCCTGCGTCCAAAGAAAGAAGCAGCCGTGCTGCGTCGTGAACTCGAGCGCCTGCAGAAATATCTGGGCGGGATCAAAAACATGCGTCGTCTGCCCGACGCCGTGGTGATCATTGACCAAAAGCGCGAGTACAACGCAGTTCAAGAGTGCCAAAAGCTCGGTATTCCGATCGTGGCGATGCTCGATACCAACTGCGATCCTGACGTGGTTGATGTGCCGATTCCGGGCAACGACGACGCCATCCGTTCGGTCAAGCTGATCGTCAGCAAACTGGCAGATGCGATCTACGAAGCTCGCCACGGTGCTGTTCCAGTTGCTGAAGAGTTCGACTACGACGGCGCTGAAGACGAGTACGAAGACGACGCCGACGAAGCATAG
- a CDS encoding thylakoid membrane photosystem I accumulation factor, with amino-acid sequence MRRFVLCCLTVLILGMSYFWSPAAQASLQDDRFDGNIFALYAGNGSLVPPRMPLSQAIAEHRPSLLVFYLDDSRDCKQFASVVSQLQAPYGRAVEFIPVNADTLLGDRPKDQTEAGFYYQGVVPQVVVFDQQGKVRLNQTGLVAYDAIDDAMRSILDLPARSQTETTRPRILNEINTELVQ; translated from the coding sequence ATGCGTCGCTTCGTTCTCTGCTGCTTGACCGTCCTGATCTTGGGGATGAGCTATTTCTGGTCGCCCGCAGCGCAGGCCAGCCTGCAAGACGATCGCTTTGACGGCAACATCTTTGCGCTCTATGCCGGTAATGGGTCGCTGGTGCCGCCTCGGATGCCGCTCAGTCAGGCGATCGCAGAGCACCGCCCCTCCTTGCTGGTCTTTTATTTAGATGACAGCCGGGATTGCAAGCAGTTCGCCAGTGTGGTTTCGCAGCTACAAGCGCCCTACGGTCGGGCGGTGGAGTTCATCCCCGTCAATGCCGACACGCTGCTGGGCGATCGCCCCAAAGATCAAACAGAGGCTGGCTTCTATTACCAAGGTGTGGTGCCTCAAGTCGTTGTCTTCGATCAGCAAGGCAAGGTTCGCCTCAATCAAACAGGGCTAGTAGCCTACGACGCGATCGATGATGCGATGCGATCGATTCTCGATCTCCCTGCACGATCGCAGACGGAGACGACGCGTCCTCGGATCCTCAACGAGATCAACACAGAGTTGGTTCAGTAG
- a CDS encoding cupredoxin domain-containing protein has protein sequence MGHLWSLRKPQGLRHWLLWLAIVLWAAWFCWPRPAIAAAVRQSISIDLGNAAGELRFFPNQLRLKAGQPYELTLRNPSPLKHYFTAKDFSDAIWTRKVDAGGVEVKGNIRELELRPSSEAVWQFTPERPGQYDLRCRIAGHTEAGMTGQLIVE, from the coding sequence ATGGGTCACCTTTGGTCTCTGCGGAAGCCGCAAGGGCTGCGCCACTGGCTGCTCTGGCTGGCGATTGTCCTCTGGGCTGCTTGGTTCTGCTGGCCCAGACCCGCGATCGCGGCTGCCGTCCGCCAAAGTATCAGCATTGATTTAGGAAATGCCGCAGGTGAGTTGCGCTTTTTCCCCAATCAACTCCGGCTCAAAGCGGGGCAACCCTACGAATTGACCCTGCGCAATCCCAGTCCGCTCAAGCACTACTTCACCGCCAAAGACTTCAGTGATGCCATCTGGACCCGAAAAGTGGATGCCGGTGGAGTCGAAGTTAAGGGCAACATTCGGGAGCTAGAGCTACGCCCCAGTAGTGAAGCGGTTTGGCAATTCACGCCTGAACGGCCAGGCCAATATGACCTACGCTGTCGTATCGCTGGTCATACCGAAGCTGGGATGACGGGTCAGTTGATTGTTGAGTAA
- a CDS encoding DUF4278 domain-containing protein — protein sequence MELTYRGIKYPYTPPTVASAPSSIYTEYKGLDVRFRSKDEPVQPLKVEMAQAQAPTSANQTEEKLVSHLYRHALRSLQRQQQKSMRAKQDLQFC from the coding sequence ATGGAACTCACATACCGCGGGATTAAATATCCCTACACCCCCCCGACTGTTGCCTCAGCGCCGAGCAGCATCTACACCGAATACAAAGGGCTAGATGTTCGTTTTCGCTCCAAAGATGAGCCGGTTCAACCGCTGAAAGTGGAAATGGCTCAAGCGCAAGCTCCGACCTCGGCCAACCAAACCGAAGAAAAGCTGGTCAGCCATCTCTACCGCCATGCCCTGCGCAGCTTGCAGCGGCAGCAGCAAAAGTCCATGCGGGCGAAGCAAGACCTGCAGTTCTGCTAG
- the tsf gene encoding translation elongation factor Ts, whose protein sequence is MAEISAKLVKELREKTGAGMMDCKKALNENDGDLQKAIEWLRQKGIASAEKKSGRTAAEGLVGSYIHTGGRVGVLVEVNCETDFVARGDKFQELVRSIAMQIAACPNVEFVKVEDIPAEIAEREKAIEMGRDDLANKPENIREKIVVGRIEKRLKELTLLDQPYIRDPNISVAELVKQSIAELGENIQVRRFTRFVLGEGIEKAESDFAAEVAAQAAAAQS, encoded by the coding sequence ATGGCTGAAATTAGTGCAAAGCTCGTCAAGGAGCTCCGGGAAAAAACCGGCGCTGGCATGATGGATTGCAAAAAGGCGCTGAACGAAAACGACGGCGACTTGCAAAAAGCGATCGAATGGCTGCGTCAGAAAGGGATTGCTTCAGCTGAGAAGAAATCGGGCCGGACTGCCGCTGAAGGGCTGGTTGGTAGCTACATTCACACCGGCGGCCGGGTTGGCGTGCTGGTGGAAGTGAACTGCGAAACCGACTTCGTGGCTCGTGGTGATAAATTCCAAGAGCTTGTCCGCAGCATTGCCATGCAAATTGCGGCTTGCCCGAACGTGGAATTTGTCAAAGTCGAAGATATCCCGGCTGAAATTGCTGAGCGGGAAAAAGCGATCGAAATGGGTCGCGACGACTTGGCGAACAAACCGGAAAATATCCGCGAGAAAATCGTGGTTGGCCGGATTGAAAAACGCCTGAAAGAATTGACCTTGCTGGATCAGCCTTACATCCGCGACCCCAACATCTCGGTTGCTGAACTGGTGAAACAGTCGATTGCTGAACTGGGCGAAAACATTCAAGTGCGCCGCTTTACCCGCTTTGTGTTGGGTGAAGGCATTGAGAAAGCCGAGAGCGATTTCGCTGCTGAAGTGGCTGCTCAAGCTGCTGCTGCCCAAAGCTAA
- the rplS gene encoding 50S ribosomal protein L19, translated as MGAQEIIRSIEAEYTKSDLPTIYVGDTVKVGVRIQEGGKERVQPYEGVVIANSGGGINESITVRRIFQGVGVERVFLLHSPSVANVQVLRRGKVRRAKLYYLRDRVGKATRVKQRFDRSI; from the coding sequence ATGGGCGCCCAAGAAATCATCCGCTCTATCGAAGCGGAATACACCAAGTCGGACTTGCCGACGATCTACGTCGGTGACACGGTCAAAGTGGGCGTTCGCATCCAAGAGGGTGGCAAAGAGCGCGTACAGCCGTATGAAGGTGTTGTAATCGCCAACAGTGGTGGCGGTATCAACGAGAGCATCACCGTTCGCCGCATCTTCCAAGGCGTCGGTGTTGAGCGGGTCTTCCTGCTTCACTCGCCATCCGTTGCTAACGTGCAAGTTCTCCGTCGCGGTAAAGTGCGTCGGGCGAAGCTGTACTACCTGCGCGATCGCGTGGGCAAAGCAACCCGCGTCAAACAGCGCTTCGATCGCTCGATCTAA